One stretch of Desulfobacterales bacterium DNA includes these proteins:
- a CDS encoding type VI secretion system baseplate subunit TssK: MSDAANLPDAIQWHEGMMLAPQHFQQLCIRQEELLHYNLSKLFPFSWGVINFKIDKTLLIEGLFKVLEFEAIMPDGIVVYYNFQNGKDLEIDITSYAEEMRKTPLTIHIAIPIKKIGINQVKGALDRYYSTDGDSVFDENTSDSEIVIPRLKPHLTLISGKTPPPKFTSIPVAKIIFVNDIFTLADYTPPALSISLDSDVGKICLSIAQRLREKAIVLSEKMNAPSAIMKGAMILEHKYLIQNLVSSLPQFEAVLYTGLSHPYQLYVSLCSIVGSIAGVGLGLVPPVLHPYNHNELLKIFIEVKSYIFKMIEEGIIESHSVLSFDFDDGIFSIDLKEDWLQNNLIVGIRGRSDMTEKDIIEWMESCLIGSEHYIESMKEKRILGAKRKKIEGDEKLVPARGVVLFSISNSSEFIKHGEKLKIFNTTYSSKSVSPLEIRLYIKNSIENK, encoded by the coding sequence ATGAGTGATGCTGCAAATTTGCCAGACGCCATTCAATGGCATGAAGGTATGATGCTTGCGCCCCAGCATTTTCAGCAGTTATGCATTAGGCAGGAAGAACTGCTTCATTATAATTTGTCGAAACTTTTTCCGTTTAGTTGGGGTGTTATAAATTTTAAGATTGATAAGACGCTTCTTATCGAAGGCCTTTTTAAAGTATTAGAATTTGAAGCAATAATGCCAGATGGCATTGTTGTTTACTATAATTTTCAAAATGGAAAAGATTTAGAAATTGATATTACTTCTTATGCCGAAGAAATGAGGAAAACTCCTTTAACTATACATATTGCGATACCTATTAAGAAGATTGGGATAAATCAAGTTAAAGGGGCTTTAGATCGTTATTATTCTACTGATGGTGATTCAGTTTTTGATGAAAATACAAGTGATTCAGAAATTGTAATTCCAAGATTAAAACCGCATTTAACTCTTATTTCTGGAAAAACACCACCACCAAAATTTACGTCAATTCCAGTTGCTAAAATTATTTTTGTTAATGATATTTTTACTTTAGCTGATTATACTCCTCCAGCTTTATCTATATCCCTTGATTCCGATGTTGGAAAAATTTGTCTTTCTATAGCCCAAAGATTAAGGGAAAAAGCAATAGTACTATCTGAAAAAATGAACGCTCCTTCTGCAATAATGAAAGGTGCGATGATACTTGAGCATAAATATTTAATTCAAAATTTAGTATCATCTCTTCCTCAATTTGAAGCTGTTTTGTATACAGGTTTATCTCATCCTTATCAACTTTATGTATCATTATGCTCTATTGTTGGAAGTATAGCTGGAGTTGGTTTAGGGCTTGTGCCTCCTGTTTTACATCCTTATAACCATAATGAGCTTTTGAAGATTTTTATCGAAGTTAAAAGCTATATATTCAAGATGATTGAAGAAGGCATAATTGAATCTCACTCGGTACTTTCCTTTGATTTTGATGATGGAATTTTTAGCATAGACTTAAAAGAAGACTGGTTGCAAAATAATCTTATTGTTGGCATAAGAGGAAGATCTGATATGACTGAAAAGGATATCATCGAATGGATGGAATCATGTCTTATTGGTTCTGAACACTATATTGAATCAATGAAAGAAAAAAGAATTTTAGGGGCAAAAAGAAAAAAAATTGAAGGTGATGAAAAGCTTGTTCCTGCGAGAGGAGTAGTTCTTTTCTCAATATCAAATTCAAGCGAATTTATTAAACATGGAGAAAAGCTTAAAATATTCAATACAACTTACTCATCAAAATCTGTTTCTCCTTTAGAAATAAGGCTTTATATTAAAAATTCAATTGAAAATAAGTAA
- a CDS encoding DotU family type IV/VI secretion system protein: protein MTPKELQHSFLLNQFYDFYTELLNQKKNVYFNYLPSSDVNTTIGIIQNSFLRLFEKHSYEAGRKGGEYGILYYKEAQYIMAGLCDEVFLQMEWAGKKDWKNNLLEFKLFGTNVAGEKFFQKLDYLLKNRDPSNNEIGAIYFHAISMGFRGKYRNLDDHGQLAYYRNQLFNFIFHKNPDLIHENKYLCPDAYTYTLDQGEIKEFPYLRNWIWVIMFLIVFFVISSSLTWKNGVSDLHNITDKIIETGNEIR, encoded by the coding sequence ATGACACCTAAAGAACTGCAACACTCTTTCCTTTTAAATCAATTCTACGATTTTTATACTGAATTGCTTAATCAAAAAAAAAATGTTTATTTTAACTATCTTCCATCTTCTGATGTAAATACAACTATTGGAATAATACAAAATAGTTTCTTAAGACTTTTTGAAAAACATTCCTATGAAGCAGGACGAAAAGGAGGGGAATATGGCATTTTATATTACAAAGAAGCTCAATATATAATGGCTGGTCTATGTGATGAAGTGTTTCTTCAAATGGAATGGGCTGGAAAAAAGGATTGGAAAAATAATCTTTTGGAATTTAAGCTATTTGGAACAAACGTAGCTGGAGAAAAATTTTTTCAAAAATTAGATTATCTTTTAAAAAATCGAGATCCATCAAATAATGAGATTGGGGCGATTTATTTTCATGCTATTTCTATGGGATTTAGGGGTAAATATAGAAATCTTGATGATCATGGGCAACTTGCTTATTATCGAAATCAACTTTTTAATTTTATCTTTCATAAGAATCCTGATCTTATTCATGAAAACAAATATTTATGTCCTGATGCCTATACTTATACATTAGATCAAGGAGAAATAAAAGAATTCCCTTATCTTAGAAATTGGATATGGGTGATAATGTTTTTAATTGTATTTTTTGTTATATCGTCGTCTTTAACATGGAAAAATGGTGTTAGTGATCTACATAACATTACAGATAAGATCATCGAAACTGGAAATGAAATAAGATAG
- the tssB gene encoding type VI secretion system contractile sheath small subunit → MAESTQHKLDRVRAPRVQITYDVEIGGAIEMKELPFVGGILADLSGNPAEPLPKLKDRKFIEIDRDNFNDVMASLKPRLEFQVENKLANDGSALKLELNFNNIDEFDPVNIINQITPLKKLLEARHRLSDLLTKLDGNDELDKLLQDVLVNTQKLDELKALTQPTAEA, encoded by the coding sequence ATGGCAGAAAGTACACAGCATAAATTAGATCGTGTTCGTGCTCCAAGAGTACAAATAACGTATGATGTAGAAATTGGAGGAGCAATTGAAATGAAAGAGCTTCCGTTTGTAGGAGGGATTTTAGCGGATCTTTCAGGAAATCCAGCGGAGCCTTTACCAAAATTAAAGGATAGGAAATTTATTGAAATTGATCGCGATAATTTCAATGATGTTATGGCATCGCTAAAACCTCGTCTTGAGTTCCAAGTTGAAAACAAATTAGCTAACGATGGAAGTGCTCTTAAACTTGAGCTTAACTTTAATAATATAGATGAGTTTGATCCAGTAAATATTATAAATCAAATTACGCCTTTAAAAAAGCTTCTTGAAGCAAGGCACCGTTTATCTGATCTTTTAACAAAACTTGATGGAAATGACGAGCTTGATAAGCTGCTTCAAGATGTTCTTGTGAATACACAAAAACTTGACGAATTAAAGGCTCTTACACAACCTACTGCTGAAGCATAG
- a CDS encoding type VI secretion system tube protein Hcp translates to MASNMYIKFDKIDGESTDKNHIKWIEILGWSHSFSQPTPPMSHRNSSGSTLEKCHHSELTFSKYLDVATDDLLKTCWTGKQVETVKIECFRADGQTTNAIKYLMIDMLDVIITNLSISGGGGDIPVENLSLSYSKITYTYIDKKKADGTGASNQPVSWDHASNENS, encoded by the coding sequence ATGGCATCAAATATGTATATAAAATTTGACAAGATTGACGGTGAATCAACGGATAAAAATCACATAAAATGGATAGAAATTTTAGGATGGAGTCACAGTTTTTCACAACCTACTCCACCTATGTCACACAGAAATTCATCGGGTTCTACTCTTGAAAAATGCCATCATTCAGAGCTTACATTTTCAAAGTATCTTGATGTTGCTACTGATGATCTTTTAAAAACATGCTGGACTGGTAAGCAAGTTGAAACTGTAAAGATTGAGTGTTTCCGTGCTGATGGTCAAACAACTAATGCAATTAAATACCTTATGATTGATATGCTTGATGTTATAATTACAAATCTGAGCATTTCAGGAGGTGGAGGAGATATACCAGTGGAGAATCTTTCATTATCGTATAGTAAAATTACTTATACTTACATTGATAAGAAAAAAGCAGATGGAACTGGTGCATCTAATCAACCTGTATCTTGGGATCATGCGAGTAATGAAAATTCATAA
- a CDS encoding glutamate--cysteine ligase codes for MSFPFHIFDVFGIELEYMIVNKDTLDVLPITDKVIEAESGQISSEIELGDIAWSNELVLHVIELKTNGPVKSLSGLSNKFLSNINRINNILDKMNGCLMPTAMHPWMNPLTETHLWPHEYSPIYEAYNKIFGCKGHGWSNLQSTHINLPFGNDDEFAKLHSGIRLILPIMPALTASSPIIESKITGFLDSRMIAYSNNSAKIPSIAGKIIPERAFSQNEYSSMIFEKMYKDINTFDTEGILQHEFLNSRGAIARFDRGAIEIRVLDIQECPQADIALAGLIISAIASLAAEKWIPLKEQMKWEVDPLSEIFKNVVKNGHNAVINNSEYLNIFGLNSKSITAGELWMHISSLSEPIAGIDDSMEKAKAIILKNGCLAQRILDAHGKDFRKERIKEVYNNLCSCLQNGVSFV; via the coding sequence TTTAGATGTTTTACCTATAACTGATAAAGTTATTGAGGCAGAATCTGGACAAATTAGTTCAGAAATAGAATTAGGCGATATTGCATGGTCAAACGAATTAGTCCTTCATGTAATTGAGCTTAAAACTAACGGCCCTGTAAAAAGTTTGTCAGGACTTTCAAATAAATTTCTAAGTAATATAAACAGAATTAATAATATTCTTGATAAAATGAACGGATGCCTTATGCCGACAGCTATGCACCCATGGATGAATCCACTTACTGAAACCCATCTTTGGCCCCATGAGTACAGCCCAATTTATGAGGCATATAATAAAATTTTTGGCTGCAAAGGACACGGTTGGTCAAACCTTCAAAGTACCCATATAAATCTTCCTTTTGGAAATGACGATGAGTTCGCAAAGCTTCATTCAGGAATACGCTTAATTTTGCCTATAATGCCAGCTTTAACCGCAAGCTCACCTATTATTGAATCAAAAATTACAGGATTCCTTGATTCGCGAATGATTGCATATAGTAATAATTCTGCCAAAATTCCATCAATAGCTGGCAAAATTATTCCCGAAAGAGCTTTTAGCCAAAATGAATATTCTTCGATGATATTTGAAAAAATGTATAAAGATATCAATACTTTTGATACTGAAGGAATCCTTCAACATGAATTTCTTAATTCGCGTGGAGCAATCGCTCGTTTTGACAGAGGGGCTATAGAGATTAGAGTCCTTGATATTCAAGAATGCCCTCAAGCTGATATAGCTTTAGCGGGACTTATTATTTCTGCTATAGCTTCTCTTGCGGCAGAAAAATGGATTCCTTTAAAAGAGCAAATGAAATGGGAAGTAGATCCTTTATCAGAAATATTTAAAAATGTTGTAAAAAATGGACATAACGCTGTTATTAATAATTCGGAATATTTAAATATTTTTGGTTTAAACTCAAAGTCAATTACAGCTGGAGAATTATGGATGCATATCTCAAGCCTATCAGAGCCGATAGCTGGAATTGATGATAGCATGGAAAAAGCTAAAGCTATAATTTTAAAAAATGGATGCCTTGCCCAAAGGATACTTGATGCTCATGGAAAAGATTTTAGAAAAGAACGAATAAAGGAAGTTTATAATAATCTGTGTTCATGCCTTCAAAATGGGGTGAGTTTTGTTTAA
- a CDS encoding DUF4091 domain-containing protein, whose amino-acid sequence MKIKLWCYVLLVFFIKVNCYGVESWEDYSYKLSQSTIDFQVWTTNPGERVFKDTVIPSDAGSDVKVYSAKNEFEPFQIVVNPKNDGKITVSIGNFGTGISCEIYQVKYVTISTATDYWGRTGDNPDPLWPINGGESIDVKKSENTSFWFNIYVSKSVPDGDYTTNVIIAGITIPVKLHVFKFSIPDELHVKSQMNLDYNTILTKYSVPGYNDEYWMYVDKVKQFFIDHRLTPKSVLWPGGVASTGAGPFIDYDCNGTLTDNDGIWGFESPAGKYLNGTSFNNQVGFPSFMAATFIDNDASNDQRKTPFCGLSRTDSDWYTGNNSNSAYNLKWFQYITTLQNYLQTKGYLDKAYYYFANEPQNQADYDAVAWYSQELKKVAPNLKLMISEEPKPEIYSHPLYQGSKIDIWLACFSTNCFNPEVSLNRLKNNNEETWIYFLNSSYLPRFNPLTIDHPAIEGKLTGWLLWKYRVSGIAYYQFNNWSSNPWTSPSYYNQNGNRFLMYPPSETNQNISYGSNYHRFVPSIRLELIRDGFEDYEYFYRMNNSNLPSPFSVNTADYYVNKIISGVTTYSRNSEFMYNLRRLIGLNVGNEISSIPEISPASDHPRADGSPSNYYINFQDPNGEPSGIVTYNGHTYMKIGNSIYSKTDGYGWIRASDVPEANFYTKWDQWVSTEPKQLLGSSIINDWGREDVFEFDLPNGTYDVTVGVGYRGGARNHKIIIEGITFIDNETTNGSWIIRKNRVTVKDKKLSLAMGMYNYSSFINYLDIEAVNTNNTNNTKALPWIQILLD is encoded by the coding sequence ATGAAGATTAAATTATGGTGTTATGTATTATTGGTTTTTTTTATAAAGGTTAATTGCTATGGTGTAGAGTCATGGGAAGATTATAGCTATAAATTATCCCAATCAACTATTGATTTTCAAGTATGGACTACAAATCCGGGCGAAAGAGTGTTTAAAGATACTGTTATTCCCTCTGACGCAGGATCGGATGTTAAAGTTTATAGCGCAAAAAATGAGTTTGAACCTTTTCAAATAGTTGTAAATCCAAAAAATGATGGAAAAATTACAGTAAGCATAGGAAATTTTGGAACCGGAATTTCTTGCGAGATATATCAGGTAAAATATGTCACTATATCAACCGCAACGGATTATTGGGGCAGAACTGGAGATAACCCTGATCCTCTATGGCCAATTAATGGGGGTGAATCAATTGATGTAAAAAAAAGTGAAAATACATCGTTTTGGTTTAATATATACGTATCAAAATCAGTGCCAGATGGGGATTATACAACAAACGTAATTATTGCGGGCATAACTATTCCTGTTAAACTTCATGTTTTTAAATTCAGCATTCCTGATGAACTTCATGTTAAATCCCAAATGAATTTGGACTATAATACTATTTTAACTAAATACAGTGTTCCTGGTTATAATGATGAGTATTGGATGTATGTTGATAAGGTTAAACAATTTTTTATTGATCATAGACTTACGCCTAAAAGCGTTTTATGGCCGGGTGGTGTAGCCTCTACTGGAGCGGGTCCATTTATTGATTATGATTGTAATGGAACTTTGACTGATAACGATGGCATATGGGGATTTGAAAGCCCTGCAGGTAAATATCTTAATGGAACATCTTTTAATAATCAAGTAGGCTTTCCATCGTTTATGGCGGCTACATTTATTGACAATGACGCTTCTAATGATCAGAGGAAAACTCCTTTTTGTGGACTTTCGAGGACTGATAGCGATTGGTATACTGGGAATAATTCGAATTCGGCCTATAATTTAAAATGGTTTCAATACATCACTACTTTGCAGAATTACCTTCAAACTAAAGGTTATTTAGATAAGGCTTATTATTATTTTGCAAATGAACCTCAGAACCAAGCTGATTATGATGCCGTTGCATGGTATTCCCAAGAATTAAAAAAAGTTGCTCCTAATTTAAAATTAATGATTTCAGAAGAGCCTAAACCCGAAATTTATTCTCATCCGTTATATCAAGGCTCAAAAATAGATATTTGGCTCGCTTGTTTTTCAACTAATTGTTTTAACCCTGAAGTATCTTTAAATCGTTTAAAAAATAATAATGAAGAAACATGGATATATTTTTTAAATAGCTCTTACCTACCTCGTTTTAATCCGCTAACCATAGATCATCCTGCTATTGAAGGCAAGTTAACTGGCTGGTTATTATGGAAATATAGAGTATCTGGTATTGCTTATTACCAATTTAATAATTGGAGTTCTAATCCTTGGACTTCTCCAAGTTATTATAATCAGAACGGAAATAGATTTTTGATGTACCCTCCTTCAGAAACAAACCAAAATATAAGTTATGGATCTAATTACCATAGATTTGTTCCTTCAATTAGACTTGAACTTATTCGAGACGGATTTGAAGACTATGAATATTTTTATAGAATGAATAATAGCAACCTGCCAAGCCCTTTTTCTGTAAATACGGCTGATTATTATGTAAATAAAATTATAAGCGGCGTTACAACCTATTCGAGAAATTCTGAATTTATGTATAATTTAAGAAGGCTTATAGGCTTGAATGTAGGAAACGAAATTTCTTCAATTCCTGAAATTTCTCCTGCTTCCGACCATCCAAGAGCTGACGGCTCTCCTTCAAATTATTATATAAACTTTCAGGATCCTAATGGAGAACCATCAGGAATTGTAACTTATAACGGGCATACATATATGAAAATAGGCAATTCAATATATAGTAAAACAGATGGTTACGGTTGGATTAGGGCTTCAGATGTCCCTGAAGCTAATTTTTATACAAAGTGGGATCAATGGGTGTCAACAGAACCAAAACAGCTTTTAGGAAGTTCAATCATTAATGACTGGGGCAGGGAAGATGTATTTGAATTTGACCTTCCAAACGGGACTTATGATGTTACTGTTGGTGTTGGTTATAGAGGCGGCGCTCGAAATCATAAAATAATAATTGAAGGAATCACATTTATTGATAATGAAACTACTAATGGAAGTTGGATAATAAGAAAAAATCGTGTAACAGTTAAAGATAAAAAATTATCTCTTGCAATGGGAATGTATAATTATAGTTCATTTATAAATTATCTTGATATCGAAGCGGTTAATACGAATAATACGAACAATACGAAAGCTCTTCCGTGGATACAAATATTGCTTGATTAA
- the tssA gene encoding type VI secretion system protein TssA — protein MEEKEINENIAENILEIINEYKKNPYDIDVEKIFSPIADSSNPCGEYLRYEGIYDQILDAKKTEDANLPQGVWERSIRRADWKAVKEMCVDALINRSKDLQIAVWLMEALLHLGEFEGVKFGLKIINGLCDQFWDRIYPLTENGEVDSRILPFVWINEKFSIQMKLVKITSPQSKDSQAYSYDDWERANNLDKLSLKDKNALNVAEKEGKVTRPKFLGSVMFTPTIFYRKQSIALVDCLSEIKRLNAFLDKACGKDGPSFQKFVSVCTIIHEQVDSFLMEKSGEESQHESDDMGESQEVNYEYEYGKGGDISSASMPVRNRSEAYRMLTKAADYLLMYEPHSPTPYLVKRAVSWGHMTLTELLEELIADDHNLYQILNLLGIKGKEK, from the coding sequence ATGGAAGAAAAAGAAATAAACGAAAATATTGCTGAAAATATATTGGAAATAATTAACGAATATAAAAAAAATCCCTATGATATTGATGTCGAAAAAATTTTTTCTCCAATAGCCGATAGTAGTAATCCTTGTGGAGAGTATTTAAGGTATGAAGGAATTTACGATCAAATATTGGATGCAAAAAAAACTGAAGATGCTAATTTACCACAAGGCGTTTGGGAGCGGAGTATTAGAAGAGCTGACTGGAAAGCTGTAAAGGAAATGTGTGTAGATGCATTAATTAATCGCTCAAAAGATTTGCAGATTGCTGTATGGCTGATGGAAGCTCTTTTGCATTTAGGTGAATTTGAAGGAGTTAAGTTTGGGTTAAAAATTATAAATGGGCTTTGTGATCAATTTTGGGATAGAATTTATCCTTTGACCGAAAATGGAGAAGTTGATTCAAGAATATTGCCTTTTGTGTGGATAAATGAAAAATTTTCAATCCAAATGAAATTAGTTAAAATTACAAGTCCGCAATCTAAAGATTCTCAAGCGTATAGCTATGATGATTGGGAAAGAGCTAATAACCTTGATAAATTATCATTAAAAGATAAAAATGCTCTTAATGTTGCTGAAAAGGAAGGAAAGGTTACGAGACCTAAATTTCTTGGAAGCGTTATGTTTACTCCAACAATATTTTATAGAAAACAATCTATCGCATTGGTAGATTGTTTATCTGAAATTAAAAGATTAAATGCATTTTTAGATAAAGCTTGCGGCAAAGATGGCCCAAGTTTTCAAAAATTTGTATCAGTTTGTACAATTATTCATGAGCAGGTTGATAGTTTTTTAATGGAAAAATCAGGAGAAGAATCTCAGCATGAAAGTGATGATATGGGCGAATCCCAAGAAGTAAATTATGAATATGAATATGGAAAAGGAGGAGATATAAGCTCAGCTTCTATGCCTGTTCGTAATAGATCTGAAGCATATAGAATGCTCACTAAAGCTGCGGATTATCTTTTGATGTATGAGCCACATAGCCCGACACCTTATTTAGTTAAAAGAGCGGTTTCATGGGGACACATGACATTGACAGAACTTTTGGAAGAGCTTATTGCAGATGACCATAATCTTTATCAAATACTTAATTTGCTTGGCATAAAAGGTAAAGAAAAATAA
- the tssC gene encoding type VI secretion system contractile sheath large subunit, with protein MADEETQGQAETATAEAKDLSLLEQIVQGGGMIRDESQLSYAKDMIGEFVSQVVDEGMTVSADTTAMINQRIAQIDELLTNQLNAILHAEPFQKLEASWKGLSHLVFNTETSTTLKLRLMNITKKELLNDLEKAVEFDQSQLFKKVYEEEYGTFGGYPYTLLIGDFEFGRHPQDMALLEKLSNVAAAAHAPFIAAASASLFDLDGFSQIGIPRDLSKIFESLELIKWRSFRESEDSRYVSLVLPHTLMRLPYGQKTVPVEGINFEEDVDGKDHKKYLWGNAAYSLAQRITNAFAKYKWCAAIRGVEGGGLVQGLPTHTFKTDDGDIALKCPTEIAITDRREKELNDLGFITLVHCKGTDYAAFFGGQTVQKPKVYNTPQANANARISTVLPYILASSRFAHYLKVIMRDKIGSFLSAENIEAYLNTWIGTYVLGKDDAGQDLKAKYPLREAQVKVNEIPGKPGCYNAVVFLRPHFQLEELTTSIRLVAELPPPA; from the coding sequence ATGGCTGATGAAGAAACCCAGGGCCAGGCTGAAACCGCAACTGCTGAGGCTAAAGATTTAAGCTTGTTAGAACAAATTGTTCAAGGTGGAGGCATGATTCGAGATGAATCTCAATTGTCTTATGCTAAGGATATGATTGGAGAATTTGTTTCTCAAGTTGTTGATGAAGGTATGACCGTTAGTGCTGATACTACTGCAATGATTAATCAGCGCATTGCTCAAATTGATGAACTATTGACTAATCAGTTAAATGCAATACTTCATGCAGAACCGTTTCAGAAACTTGAAGCTTCTTGGAAAGGTTTAAGTCATTTAGTATTTAATACTGAAACAAGCACAACACTTAAACTTCGTTTGATGAATATAACAAAAAAAGAGCTTCTTAATGACCTTGAAAAAGCTGTTGAATTTGACCAAAGTCAATTATTTAAAAAGGTTTATGAAGAAGAATACGGCACATTTGGAGGTTATCCTTATACTCTTTTAATAGGTGACTTTGAATTCGGAAGACATCCTCAAGATATGGCGCTTCTTGAAAAATTATCTAATGTTGCTGCGGCTGCTCATGCTCCATTTATTGCAGCGGCAAGTGCTTCTTTATTTGATCTTGATGGTTTTAGTCAAATTGGAATTCCGAGAGACCTTTCAAAGATATTCGAAAGCCTTGAACTTATCAAATGGCGTTCTTTTAGGGAAAGTGAAGATTCAAGATATGTTTCATTAGTCCTTCCCCATACACTTATGCGTCTGCCTTATGGACAAAAGACAGTTCCTGTTGAAGGAATTAATTTTGAAGAAGATGTTGACGGCAAAGATCATAAGAAATATCTTTGGGGTAATGCTGCTTATTCTCTTGCTCAAAGAATTACAAATGCTTTTGCAAAGTATAAATGGTGTGCTGCTATTAGAGGAGTTGAAGGTGGTGGCCTTGTTCAAGGTCTTCCGACACATACTTTTAAGACTGATGATGGTGATATTGCTCTTAAATGCCCAACTGAAATTGCAATTACTGATCGTCGTGAAAAAGAGCTTAATGATTTAGGATTTATTACTCTTGTTCATTGCAAAGGCACTGATTATGCTGCATTTTTTGGAGGACAAACTGTACAAAAACCAAAAGTTTATAATACACCTCAAGCAAATGCTAATGCAAGAATTTCAACAGTTTTACCATATATTCTCGCGTCTTCAAGATTTGCTCATTATCTTAAAGTCATTATGCGTGATAAAATAGGAAGCTTTTTGAGTGCAGAGAATATTGAGGCGTATTTAAATACATGGATAGGTACTTATGTTCTGGGAAAAGACGATGCTGGACAAGACCTTAAGGCAAAATATCCTTTAAGGGAAGCACAGGTAAAAGTTAATGAAATTCCTGGTAAGCCTGGTTGTTATAATGCTGTTGTATTTTTAAGACCGCATTTTCAGCTTGAAGAATTAACAACTTCTATTAGGTTAGTTGCGGAACTTCCTCCTCCAGCCTAA
- the tssE gene encoding type VI secretion system baseplate subunit TssE yields the protein MSEFNYLEKKKQINIRASLIDRLIDLEPKSNSEVRPLRALDIDALKASIARDIEWVLNTRTPLYDEEFDKRELTVIDYGIPDFGTYFTYNYDDRRRIIKRVEKAIYAFEPRLKNLDISVKSDSLDEKAMLLYINADIVIENIREPISFITITRNQTTKVKIHENK from the coding sequence ATGTCCGAATTTAATTATTTAGAAAAAAAAAAACAAATTAATATCCGAGCCTCACTTATAGATAGGTTAATTGATTTAGAACCTAAATCGAATAGTGAGGTTCGTCCTCTTAGGGCTCTTGATATAGATGCGTTAAAAGCATCTATAGCGAGGGATATTGAATGGGTGCTCAATACAAGAACTCCTCTTTATGATGAAGAATTTGATAAAAGAGAGCTTACGGTTATTGATTATGGAATACCTGATTTTGGAACTTACTTTACTTATAACTATGATGATCGAAGACGCATTATAAAGAGAGTTGAAAAGGCGATATATGCATTTGAACCAAGGCTTAAGAATCTTGATATATCTGTTAAGTCTGATAGTCTTGATGAGAAGGCTATGCTTCTGTATATTAATGCTGACATAGTCATTGAAAACATAAGAGAGCCTATTTCTTTTATTACCATCACTCGAAATCAAACAACTAAAGTAAAAATTCATGAAAACAAATGA